GCTCAGACCCTAAGGTGGATTCATGACGTACTCCGTCGCCGTTTCCGGCGCGTCCGGCTATGCCGGAGGAGAAATCCTGCGCCTCATCGCCGATCATCCCGAGTTCGAGGTGCGCACGGTCACCGCGCATTCGAACGCCGGTCAGCCCCTCGTCTCGGTGCAGCCGCACTTGCGCACGTACACGCACCTCACGCTGCAGGAGACGACCGCCGAGACGCTCGCCGGCCACGACGTCGTCTTCCTCGCGCTGCCGCACGGCACTTCGGGAGCGATCGCCGAGCAGCTCTCGCCCGAGACGCTCGTCATCGACTGCGGCGCCGACCATCGCCTCGAGAGCGAGGCGGCGTGGGCCGAGTTCTACGGCGGCGACTTCCATCCCGCGTGGGCGTACGGCGTGCCCGAACTGCCGCGGATGCACGGCACCCAGCGCGACCGGCTCACGAAGACGCGCCGCATCGCCGCACCGGGCTGCAACGCGTCGACGGTCTCGCTCTCGCTCGCACCCGGCATCCGTGCGGGCGTCATCGAAGACCGCGACCTCGTCTCGGTGCTCGCCGTCGGCCCCTCGGGCGCAGGCAAGAGCCTCAAGGCGCACCTCCTCGGGAGCGAGATCCTCGGCTCCGCGAACCCCTACTCCGTGGGCGGCGTGCACCGGCACATCCCCGAGATCACGCAGGCGCTGCGGTGGGCGGGCGCGGCTTCGCCGACGATCTCGTTCACCCCGGTCATCGTGCCGATGTCGCGGGGCATACTGGCCACGTCGACGGCCCGAATCGTGCCCGGAACGGATGCCGCCACCGTTCGCGCTGCATGGGAAGACGCGTACGCGGGCGAACGCTTCGTGCAGCTCCTGCCGGCGGGGCAGTTCCCGCGCACCGCCGACGTGCTCGGTGCGAACACCGCGCTCCTCGGCCTCGCGATCGATGAGGTCGCCGGCCGGGTCGTGGTCGTTGCCGCGGTCGACAACCTCGTGAAGGGCACGGCCGGCGCCGCCCTGCAGTCGGCGAACATCGCGCTCGGCATCGTCGAGTCCACCGGATTGCCCGTGAACGGAGTCGCCCCGTGACCGTCACCACTCCCGCCGGATTCGAGGCGGCCGGCATCGCCGCCGGCATCAAACGCTCGGGAGCGCTCGACCTCGCGTTGATCGTGAACCGCGGCCCCTCGCAGTCGGCGGCCGCGGTGTTCACGTCGAATCGCGCGAAGGCGAACCCGATCCTCTGGTCGGAGCGGGTGATCGACGACGGGCACGTCTCGGCGATCGTGCTGAACTCCGGCGGCGCGAACTGCTTCACCGGCCCCGAGGGATTCCAGGTCACCCATCGCACGGCCGAGGCCGCGGCATCCGCCCTCGCCATCGCCGCCGGCGACGTGCTCGTCTGCTCGACCGGGCTCATCGGCGACCAGCTCGACGGTGAGGTGCTCGAAGAGGGCGTGCTGTCGGCGGCCGCGCGGCTCTCGGCGACCGGCGGCGACGACGCGGCGCGGGCGATCATGACCACCGACTCCGTGCCGAAGACGATCGTGATCGAGGGCGACGGATGGCGCATCGGCGGCATCGCGAAGGGCGCCGGCATGCTCGCGCCGGGCCTCGCGACGATGCTCGTCGTGCTCACGACCGATGCCGATCTCGCGGCCACCGATCTCGATGCAGCGCTGCGCGCCGCGACGAGGGTCACGTTCGATCGCCTCGACTCAGACGGCTGCATGTCGACGAACGACCAGGTCACCCTCATGGCCTCGGGCGCATCGGGCGTCGCGCCCTCGCTCGAGGCGTTCACGACCGCGCTCACCGAGGCGTGTGCGTCACTCGCGCTGCAACTGCAGTCGGATGCCGAGGGCGCGAGCCACGACATCGCGATCGAGGTCCGCGGTGCCGTGACGGAAGACGACGCCGTAGAGGTGGGCCGTTCCGTCGCGCGCAACAACCTCTTCAAGGCCGCGATCTTCGGCAACGACCCGAACTGGGGCCGTGTGCTCGCCGCGATCGGCACGACGACGGCGCCGTTCGACCCGTATCTCGTCGACGTCTCGATGAACGGGGTCCGCGTCTGCCATGCCGGACGCCCCGACGCGCCGCGCGAGCAGGTCGACCTCACGCCACGAGCCACGCACGTGCTCATCGAACTCCATGCCGGTGAGGCATCCGCCACCATTCGCACGAACGACCTCACCCACGATTACGTGCACGAGAACAGCGCGTACGCGAGTTGAGCATGAACGGGAACGATGTGACCCAGATTGATGACGCCGAGCAGATCGGCACGGCTCCGTCCACCGCGGCCGACAAGGCGCAAGTGCTCATCGACTCGCTGCCATGGCTCAAACGCTTCCACGGTGAGACGATCGTGGTGAAGTTCGGCGGCAACGCGATGGTGAGCCCAGAGCTGCAGCGCGCCTTCGCGGAAGACATGGTCTACCTTCGGTACGCGGGCATCAAGCCCGTCGTCGTGCACGGCGGTGGGCCGCAGATCTCCGCCATGCTCGCGCGGCTCGGCATCGAGAGCGAGTTCCGCGGCGGCTACCGGGTGACCACGCCCGAGACCATGGACGTGGTCCGGATGGTGCTCTCGGGTCAGGTGAACCGCGAGCTCGTGTCGCTCATCAACGAGCACGGACCGTTCGCCTCGGGCCTCTCGGGCGAAGACGCGGGCCTCTTCACCGGTCGCCGTCGCGGCGCGGTCGTCGACGGCGAAGAGGTCGACCTCGGACTCGTCGGCGATGTGATCTCCGTCGATCCTGCGGCCGTGCACGCTGACCTCGCAGCAGGGCGGATCCCCGTCGTGTCGTCGATCGCGCCCGACGGCGACGTGCCCGGCCAATCGCTCAACGTGAACGCCGACTCGGCCGCTGCCGCGCTCGCGGCAGCGCTCGGCGCGGCAAAGCTCGTGATCCTCACGGATGTCGCAGGCCTCTACCGTGATTGGCCGAACCGCGAGTCGCTCGTCTCGGTCATCGAGGTGCCCGAGCTCGAGGCGATGCTGCCAGGCCTCGAATCGGGCATGATCCCGAAGATGCGCGCGTGCCTCGACGCCGTCGAGGGCGGGGTCGCGAAGGCGGCGATCATCGACGGCCGGATCCCGCACTCGATCCTGCTCGAGGTGTTCACGCAATCCGGCATCGGAACGGAGGTCGTGCCCGCATGAACGTCTGGCAGGACCGATTCGACCGACGCCTCATGCGCTCGATGGCCATGCCGCTCGCGAAGCTCGAGCGCGGACAGGGCGCCCGCGTGTGGGACGACACGGGCAAGGAGTACCTCGACTTCCTCGCCGGCATCGCCGTCAACGCGCTCGGCCACGCGCATCCCGTGTTCATCGAGGCGGTGTCGGCGCAAGCGGCGAAGCTCGCCCACGTGTCGAACTACTTCACCACCGAGCCCGCGCTCGAGCTCGCCGAGCGCATCACCCGCCTCGCGGGGGCCGGCGACGCCGGACGCGTGTGGTTCGGCAATTCGGGCGCCGAGGCCAACGAGGCGGCGTTCAAGCTCGCCCGCCTCAACAACTCGGGGGGCGCACGCACTCGCGTGCTCTCGCTCGTCGACGGCTTCCACGGACGCACCATGGGCTCGCTCGCGCTCACCGGCAAGGCGCACATGCGCGACGCCTTCGAGCCGTTGCCCGGCGGCGTCGAGCACATCCCCGCGACCATCGAGGCGCTCGAGGCGAACATCGACGATGCGGTCGCGGCCCTCTTCGTCGAACCGATCCAAGGCGAAGCCGGCGTCGTCGAGCTTCCCGACGGTTTCCTCGAGACCGCGCGCGAGCTCACCCACCGTCACGGCGCGCTGCTCATCGTCGACGAGATCCAGACGGGCGCGGGGCGAACCGGCGAGTGGTTCGCCTTCCAGCACGCCGGCATCACGCCAGATGCGATCACCGTCGCGAAGGGCATCGGCGGTGGGTTCCCGATCGGCGCACTCGTCACGTTCGGGCGCGCGTCCTCGCTCTACTCGAAGGGCCAGCACGGTTCGACGTTCGGCGGCAACCCGCTGGCGACGGCCGTCGCGAACGCGGTGCTCGGCGAGATCGAGCGCGCCGGCCTCCTCGAGAACGCGACGCGACGTGGGCGACAGATCGGCGAACGGGTCGCGGCACTCGAATCGCCGCTCGTCGCCGGGGTCCGCGGCCGCGGCCTGCTCATCGGCATCGCCCTCACCGAGCCCGTCGCCGCGGCTGTCGTCGCCGAGGCGATGCGCGGCGGCCTCATCGTGAACGCGGCGAACGACTCCACCATCCGGATGGCGCCGCCGCTCATCATCGACGACCACGACATCGACGAGTTCGCCGCACGCCTCGGCAACTCGCTCGCCGCCGTCGCCGCCACCCTCTGACCTTCCTCGACCCACACCGAACGGAACCGCATGACCCGCCACCTCCTCCGCGACGACGACATCTCCCCGGCCGAGCAGGCTGAGATCCTCGATCTCGCGGCACGACTGAAGCAGGACCGTTGGGCGGAGCAGCCGCTCGCGGGCCCGCAGACGGTCGCCGTGATCTTCGACAAGTCGTCCACCCGCACGCGGGTGTCATTCGCTGTCGGCATCGCCGACCTCGGCGGCTCGCCCCTCATCATCTCGACGGCCAACAGCCAGCTCGGCGGCAAGGAGACGCCGTCCGACACGGCGCGCGTGCTCGAGCGGCTCGTGTCCGCGATCGTCTGGCGCACGTACGGCCAGGCGGGGCTCGAGGAGATGGCCGCCGGCACCTCGGTGCCCGTCGTCAACGCCCTCTCCGACGACTTCCACCCGTGCCAGCTGCTCGCCGACCTGCTCACCATCCGTGAGCACAAGGGCCGTCTCGCGGGCCTCACGGTGACCTTCCTGGGCGACGGGGCGAGCAACATGGCGCAGTCCTACGTGCTCGCCGGTGCCACCGCCGGGATGCACGTGCGTGTCGCGTCGCCCGAGGAGTTCGTGCCGGCGGCATCCGTCGTTGCCGATGGCGACCGCATCGCCGCGTCGACCGGCGGTTCCGTCTCGCTCTTCACCGACGCCGCCGAGGCCGTCGCCGGAGCCGACGTCGTCGTCACCGACACGTGGGTCTCGATGGGCAAGGAAGACGAGAAGGCGCATCGGGTCGCCACGTTCGGCGCCTACGGGGTCGACCGGGAGCTCATGTCGCTCGCGGCATCCGACGCCGTGTTCCTGCACTGCCTGCCCGCCGACCGCGGCTACGAGGTGTCCGCCGACGTCATCGACGGGCCGCAGTCGATCATCTGGGACGAAGCGGAGAACCGCCTGCACGCGCAGAAGGCGCTGCTCGTGTGGCTGCTCGAGCGGAAGGACGCCTGATGTCGGATCAGCAGGGAACGAACGAGGGCTCACTCTGGGGCGCCCGCTTCGCCTCGGGCCCGTCGCCCGAGCTCGCGGCGCTGTCGAAGTCGACGCACTTCGACTGGCAGCTCGCCGGGTACGACATCGCCGGCTCGCGCGCCCACGCCCGCGCCCTCTCGACGGCCGGGTATCTCACCGAGACGGAACTCGAGGAGATGCTCGCCGGTCTCGATCGCCTGGCCGAGCAGGTCGACTCGGGTGAGCTCACCGCCGCCGACAGCGACGAAGACGTGCACGGTGCCCTTGAGGCGGCGCTCATCGGCATTGTGGGGCCCGAGCTGGGCGGCAAGCTCCGGGCCGGCCGCAGTCGCAACGACCAGATCGCCACGCTCGTGCGTCTCTACCTGCGCGACCACGCCACCGTCATCGGCCAACAGCTCGTGCACCTCATCGATGCGCTCGCGGCCCAGGCCGATACGCACCGCGCGGCCGTCATGCCGGGTCGCACCCACCTCCAGCACGCCCAGCCCGTGCTGCTCGCCCACCATCTGCTCGCGCACGGGTGGGCGCTCTCCCGCGACCTCGAGCGCATCGTCGACTGGGGCCGGCGCGCGGATGTCTCGCCCTACGGCGGGGGAGCGCTCGCGGGCTCGACGCTCGGGCTCGATGCGGCATCCGTCGCCCACGACCTCGGCTTCGCCGGGCCCGCCGAGAACTCGCTCGACGGTACCGCGAGCCGCGACGTCGTCGCCGAGTTCGCGTTCGTCACCGCCATGATCGGCATCGACCTCTCGCGCATCGCCGAGGAGATCATCCTGTGGAACACGCGGGAGTTCGGCTTCGTCACCCTCGACGATGGCTACTCCACCGGATCGTCGATCATGCCGCAGAAGAAGAACCCCGACATCGCCGAGCTCGCGCGCGGCAAGTCGGGCCGACTCATCGGCAACCTCACGGGCCTGATGGCGACGCTGAAGGCGCTGCCGCTCGCCTACAACCGAGACCTGCAGGAAGACAAGGAGCCCGTCTTCGACTCCGTCGAGACGCTCGAAGTGCTGCTGCCCGCGTTCACGGGCATGGTCGCGACGCTCACCTTCCACACCGAGCGCATGGCCGAGCTCGCACCCGCGGGGTTCTCACTGGCGACGGATGTCGCGGAGTGGCTCGTGAAGCGCCGCGTGCCGTTCCGCGACGCCCACGAGATCACTGGCGCGCTCGTGCGCTATGCCGAGGAGCACTCGCTCGAGCTCGACGCCGTCGACGACGACGCGCTGGCCGCGATCTCGCCCCACCTCACGCCCGACGTGCGCGAGGTGCTCACGGTCGAGGGTTCGGTCGCGAGCCGCGACGGCATCGGCGGCACGGCCCCGGTTCGTGTCGCCGAGCAGTTCGCGCGCCTCGCCGACCGAGTGCGGCACCTCGTGGCGGGGCTTCCCGAGGAACGCCCCTGACCGGCGCGTCGGGCCTCGAGCTCGTCGACGCGAGCCGGGAGTTCTTCGCCCGCGACGCGCTCGAACTGGCGCCCCTGCTCCTCGGGGCGGTGCTGGCACACGATACCGACGAGGGCCGCGTCGCCGTGCGGCTCTCCGAGGTCGAGGCATACCGCGGCGGTGATGATCCCGGTTCGCACGCCTTTCGTGGCAGGACTCCTCGGAACGCGGTGATGTTCGGGGAGGCCGGGCATCTCTACGCGTATTTCAGCTACGGCATGCACGTGTGCCTGAACGTCGTGGCGGGGCATCCGGGCGCCTCGGCCGCCGTGCTCCTGCGGGGCGGCACCGTGGTCGAAGGGCTCGAGCTGGCGCGCCTGCGGCGAGCGGGCGCATCCGATCGGGATCTCGCTCGCGGTCCGGCACGATTGTCGCTCACGCTCGGCGTGCCGCTCTCGGCCACCGGCGCAGACCTCCTCTCGCCACCGTTCTCGATGCGAGTGCCGGTCGCACCGCTGCCGTTCGAGAGCGGACCGCGCACGGGCGTCAGCGGTGCCGGCGGGGGAACCGCGTTCCCCTGGCGGTTCTGGGTCGTGGGCGAACCGGGTGTCTCGCC
The Agromyces albus DNA segment above includes these coding regions:
- the argF gene encoding ornithine carbamoyltransferase, with the translated sequence MTRHLLRDDDISPAEQAEILDLAARLKQDRWAEQPLAGPQTVAVIFDKSSTRTRVSFAVGIADLGGSPLIISTANSQLGGKETPSDTARVLERLVSAIVWRTYGQAGLEEMAAGTSVPVVNALSDDFHPCQLLADLLTIREHKGRLAGLTVTFLGDGASNMAQSYVLAGATAGMHVRVASPEEFVPAASVVADGDRIAASTGGSVSLFTDAAEAVAGADVVVTDTWVSMGKEDEKAHRVATFGAYGVDRELMSLAASDAVFLHCLPADRGYEVSADVIDGPQSIIWDEAENRLHAQKALLVWLLERKDA
- the argB gene encoding acetylglutamate kinase; protein product: MNGNDVTQIDDAEQIGTAPSTAADKAQVLIDSLPWLKRFHGETIVVKFGGNAMVSPELQRAFAEDMVYLRYAGIKPVVVHGGGPQISAMLARLGIESEFRGGYRVTTPETMDVVRMVLSGQVNRELVSLINEHGPFASGLSGEDAGLFTGRRRGAVVDGEEVDLGLVGDVISVDPAAVHADLAAGRIPVVSSIAPDGDVPGQSLNVNADSAAAALAAALGAAKLVILTDVAGLYRDWPNRESLVSVIEVPELEAMLPGLESGMIPKMRACLDAVEGGVAKAAIIDGRIPHSILLEVFTQSGIGTEVVPA
- a CDS encoding DNA-3-methyladenine glycosylase produces the protein MTGASGLELVDASREFFARDALELAPLLLGAVLAHDTDEGRVAVRLSEVEAYRGGDDPGSHAFRGRTPRNAVMFGEAGHLYAYFSYGMHVCLNVVAGHPGASAAVLLRGGTVVEGLELARLRRAGASDRDLARGPARLSLTLGVPLSATGADLLSPPFSMRVPVAPLPFESGPRTGVSGAGGGTAFPWRFWVVGEPGVSPYRRHRLAAE
- a CDS encoding acetylornithine transaminase, encoding MNVWQDRFDRRLMRSMAMPLAKLERGQGARVWDDTGKEYLDFLAGIAVNALGHAHPVFIEAVSAQAAKLAHVSNYFTTEPALELAERITRLAGAGDAGRVWFGNSGAEANEAAFKLARLNNSGGARTRVLSLVDGFHGRTMGSLALTGKAHMRDAFEPLPGGVEHIPATIEALEANIDDAVAALFVEPIQGEAGVVELPDGFLETARELTHRHGALLIVDEIQTGAGRTGEWFAFQHAGITPDAITVAKGIGGGFPIGALVTFGRASSLYSKGQHGSTFGGNPLATAVANAVLGEIERAGLLENATRRGRQIGERVAALESPLVAGVRGRGLLIGIALTEPVAAAVVAEAMRGGLIVNAANDSTIRMAPPLIIDDHDIDEFAARLGNSLAAVAATL
- the argH gene encoding argininosuccinate lyase, whose protein sequence is MSDQQGTNEGSLWGARFASGPSPELAALSKSTHFDWQLAGYDIAGSRAHARALSTAGYLTETELEEMLAGLDRLAEQVDSGELTAADSDEDVHGALEAALIGIVGPELGGKLRAGRSRNDQIATLVRLYLRDHATVIGQQLVHLIDALAAQADTHRAAVMPGRTHLQHAQPVLLAHHLLAHGWALSRDLERIVDWGRRADVSPYGGGALAGSTLGLDAASVAHDLGFAGPAENSLDGTASRDVVAEFAFVTAMIGIDLSRIAEEIILWNTREFGFVTLDDGYSTGSSIMPQKKNPDIAELARGKSGRLIGNLTGLMATLKALPLAYNRDLQEDKEPVFDSVETLEVLLPAFTGMVATLTFHTERMAELAPAGFSLATDVAEWLVKRRVPFRDAHEITGALVRYAEEHSLELDAVDDDALAAISPHLTPDVREVLTVEGSVASRDGIGGTAPVRVAEQFARLADRVRHLVAGLPEERP
- the argC gene encoding N-acetyl-gamma-glutamyl-phosphate reductase, with the translated sequence MTYSVAVSGASGYAGGEILRLIADHPEFEVRTVTAHSNAGQPLVSVQPHLRTYTHLTLQETTAETLAGHDVVFLALPHGTSGAIAEQLSPETLVIDCGADHRLESEAAWAEFYGGDFHPAWAYGVPELPRMHGTQRDRLTKTRRIAAPGCNASTVSLSLAPGIRAGVIEDRDLVSVLAVGPSGAGKSLKAHLLGSEILGSANPYSVGGVHRHIPEITQALRWAGAASPTISFTPVIVPMSRGILATSTARIVPGTDAATVRAAWEDAYAGERFVQLLPAGQFPRTADVLGANTALLGLAIDEVAGRVVVVAAVDNLVKGTAGAALQSANIALGIVESTGLPVNGVAP
- the argJ gene encoding bifunctional glutamate N-acetyltransferase/amino-acid acetyltransferase ArgJ, whose translation is MTVTTPAGFEAAGIAAGIKRSGALDLALIVNRGPSQSAAAVFTSNRAKANPILWSERVIDDGHVSAIVLNSGGANCFTGPEGFQVTHRTAEAAASALAIAAGDVLVCSTGLIGDQLDGEVLEEGVLSAAARLSATGGDDAARAIMTTDSVPKTIVIEGDGWRIGGIAKGAGMLAPGLATMLVVLTTDADLAATDLDAALRAATRVTFDRLDSDGCMSTNDQVTLMASGASGVAPSLEAFTTALTEACASLALQLQSDAEGASHDIAIEVRGAVTEDDAVEVGRSVARNNLFKAAIFGNDPNWGRVLAAIGTTTAPFDPYLVDVSMNGVRVCHAGRPDAPREQVDLTPRATHVLIELHAGEASATIRTNDLTHDYVHENSAYAS